In Oryzias melastigma strain HK-1 linkage group LG14, ASM292280v2, whole genome shotgun sequence, the DNA window TTGACGTGTGATTTGGCTTCAGTTTGACTGCAGATGGTCTTCCTGACTAAACATTTACCAGCATGTGGGACCAGCACATGGAAACACTGGAGAGTGCCCCCCTGTGGTTGCAGTCACCTATTGCACCTGGAAGTCCCAGACAATCTCCCAGCTAAAGACCAACCAGGCCCAACCCTGCTGAGCTTTTGAGATCAGACAGGGTTGGGTGTGCCCAGAGTGTTTACCATAAAAAAGTGCtttcttttacctctccatgtTCCTCCTCTTTGCTCTGCGAAGGGCAACAATGCCTTCCTTTGCAAGAGCGTCCAGCGACAATGGGTCAATCCCCTAcagaacacaaagaaaacataggcattattaaatatttatattaagcttttgttcagtttttacagCCTGGATGACAGAAATTATTCTGATCTGTTGAATACATGTAGGAGAGGAGAACGCCCTTCTAATGCAGAGGTACAGATCAGAGTTACTGTAGCACAGATACAGGAGACCAGGGAGAGCCACAGCAGCATCCCTGGGTGTTCACTGTGCACACAACATGTCTAAGCtgtgaaataaatctaaaatatgtgataaaaaaaatgaatgacaatTTTTCTCATCATGGATCATTTgtgtataaaaacacaaaaaaatatccaaagagCCAACTAAcattatcaaaatattttaaaccagttaaaaaaaactattttaccattttaaattaaattaacaaagAGCAATATTTAATCATACCTTCTGATTTATGACAACAAAGCCCTTTTCATCGCTGGAGCAGACTTTCTTCTTCAGTGCGATGATCTTCTGCACCCGATCCTCAATAAACTTCCTTTCAGCAGCAACCAGCTTCTCTCGCTCCTCTGCGCTTTTGTAGAAGAAGCCGGAGTTCACCTCTGTCTTCTCATACTCCAGCGAGACGTTGCACGTCAGCACGTAGGCATCTTCCACCCTCTTCTTCATGTCTGGGTGACGGGCTCCATGGTCCAACACCAAACCTCTGATTAATCTGAGACCAGAGGAGGAGagatctttagaaaaaaatcctaaaaaaatgtgaagtttgtgtttacatttaggctgaaACTCACTGTGTGTCACACTCAGTCTTATGCTTCATCTCCATTATTTCCACCATGTACAGGTCAATGGGTTCATTAGGCCTGGCTATCGCAAGCACAGCATCCACAACAGCCTGTAGGcagaaaacatcacatttaaacacatttatcacAGTGCAACGGAAAGAATGAATACAAAAACtgttaatttattaaacaaaacattaaaataattagttAATTGCCCCAGGAACTGACTATGCCTTAGTTATCTCAAAAATtaaagatatgaaaaaaaactataaaaataatctgcatttaTTGGTATATGTAAAAAAGATATAAAGTTGAGCTctttagctccgcccacaacaGTCTGGTTCCTTCTATATCTCACCTCTGTGAGCAGATCTGCCAGCTCTGTGTGCACCTTCGTACGCAGAGATGTACGTGCAACATTGACAAGTGTCTCTCTGTCCATTTCCCGAGTAACCTTGAGCTCCTCCAGAACAGCCAGAGCCTTCTCCTTTGCTGCCTCAAAGCCCTCCGCAATGATTCTTGGATGAAGACCCTGATGTGGaaagaaatgtgtaaaactTCTGAGTGTGTattacatgtgtcaaagtgacaAGTCCTGttttaaaactacaaatcaGCTACTTGCTTcatgaaaagtgctttttttccccacacaaCATTACCTCTGACACATAGAGGTCCGCTTGCTTCAGCAGCTCACCGATGATCAGAACGTTGGAGGTGGTTCCATCTCCTGTGATGTCATCCTGTGCCGTGGCAACCTTGGCAATAAGGGATGCTGTTGGGTGCTGAatttgctaaaaacacaaaaaattaaattaagttgGATGGAAAAAAGCCCAGCAAATGCATACAAATCCAAAGGATAGAAGTTCTAAATTCTTTAAGACCAATAGTTCTGATTTGTGTCTTTGAATTTCAACAATATTTTGAGTTTATGGATGAAAAATCAATTGGGGATCAAAACTGAATAACTGTCAGAAGATTGCCAATGTTACTGAAGAAAATGTACTGAAATAACATctaaaaagttatgtttatatatataaaaaataatagattaaaataaaaaaggtacagacaaataaaataaaaaatatgattaatatGAATTAAGGAATATTATGAACATCTTGTGATTCTTGTGAAGATCCACAATGAAAGGTAGCATCTGATGTTTGATTGATTCCTTAAATTTGATGCATATTAGGAACAAATGGAAACATGACAAAGAACACATTTACTGAATCCAAAGTAAAGAcccatatatttattttatgcataGCTTTTACTCACCATCTCGTGTAATAAGACATTGCCATCTTTGGTCAGCTTAATATCTCCAGCTCCCGAGACGAGCCTGTAGGGTCaagtgtcaacatttttattagatcTATCGCtttgacataaacatacatCTGCACCAATTTATGCGTCATAAGAAACtccaaattcatttttactgGTACCCAAACGTGATGCAATTATGCAGCTCTCTTCCTACTAGTAGTGTAGACTTTTACTATGcgtcaaaaatgtgaaaactgtgACGCAAAGTGTCATTTAACCCCTTGTGaccatcaaaaataaacattttagaccataaatgtgTGATTTTGACTCAAAAGTGTAGCATTAAGATCTGCTTAAGCCGGCAGATctgatgctagcatgctaacgctagcttaaCAGTCAACATGACGAGGCAGGGCAACGTGCACTCAGCGGTCCGTTATTCATTTAACATGAAGACATGCGCCCAAATGAAGTGTGTTACACTATAAAAAgagttattttatatttaataggTTTTTCAACTTTCCACAAAGCCCAAATGCGTGGACTCAAAGTGCTAACGAACAGTTCCCTATTCCTGGAGAAAAGCTGCTAATGTTAGCACGAAGTTAGCATTGTAAGCGTGCTGCACAATGGAGGCTCACATCTTCATGGTCCCCTTCGGTCCGAGATTACTCCTCAGTACATCCTGAAGCCCCCGAGCGGCACTTATGTTGACGGCGAGAGCGGCCTGGGCTCTGGCCACCTCTGCCTTTGGGTTAAGCGACTTTACGGCAGCCATGGAAAAGCGACACAACCAGCGGAGTTTGGAGTTAGAAAATTCTCGCCGGCGGAGTTAGCACCGCGCTGAGTAAAAGGGGAGTCGGCTTCCAGAAGGCTCCAACACGTGGTCTCGTGTTTACTTCAAGTACACACAAGAAATAGGGATTTTCCGCTTACGATTATGATTTGGCAACATAATTGAAAAAATGATTGAGtagttaacagaaaaaaatgttgatttaatgaaatagataaaaaagctaaatattggTTCTTTATAAAAACCAAACTGCATTCTGGTTTCTataaaatttgatatttattcCGATTTCCCGCGTTCAGTAAAGTAGCACGAGTCGCACCCATAGGAAGTTACTCTCAACCTTTTTCAATGTCCAAAAATGGTCAACTgagagaaaatatatataaaataaggTGATGTAGAGttattccagtttttaaaaatacgtACTAAATAtgttaatgctttaaaataaaatgtaagttaGATAAAGTATAGTAATATGAAAAAGTTATGCTTCAAAATAGGAAtgaaagcaataaataaatgttaacaagaaaaaatagaaatttacaaatttcactcatgtattttagatttttagagtatttttttatatcaagtACTAGGTGGAGTCCAGCCAAGTATCCTACTTACTTATCTAAAAGTtatctgaaaaataataaaaaaatatatttggtttaACTAgtatgtgaagaaaaaaaaacactgcaccaaaatgcaacaaaaaaggagtgaagacatgttttaattaatcacaaatttaattaaatatgtacAAGTATTTAAGCACTGCATTGAACATTTATCACACA includes these proteins:
- the cct6a gene encoding T-complex protein 1 subunit zeta → MAAVKSLNPKAEVARAQAALAVNISAARGLQDVLRSNLGPKGTMKMLVSGAGDIKLTKDGNVLLHEMQIQHPTASLIAKVATAQDDITGDGTTSNVLIIGELLKQADLYVSEGLHPRIIAEGFEAAKEKALAVLEELKVTREMDRETLVNVARTSLRTKVHTELADLLTEAVVDAVLAIARPNEPIDLYMVEIMEMKHKTECDTQLIRGLVLDHGARHPDMKKRVEDAYVLTCNVSLEYEKTEVNSGFFYKSAEEREKLVAAERKFIEDRVQKIIALKKKVCSSDEKGFVVINQKGIDPLSLDALAKEGIVALRRAKRRNMERLTLACGGIAMNSVDDLTAECLGHAGLVYEHTLGEEKYTFIEKCENPRSVTLLVKGPNKHTLTQIKDAVRDGLRAVKNAIEDGCVVPGAGAFEVAVADALVKHKPSIKGRAQLGVQAFADALLVIPKVLAQNSGYDPQETLLKLQTENKESGQLVGVDLSTGEPMVAGEAGVWDNYSVKKQLLHSCTVIASNILLVDEIMRAGMSSLKG